Genomic segment of Camarhynchus parvulus chromosome 1A, STF_HiC, whole genome shotgun sequence:
AGGGACTGGGGTCTGTGATCCTTTGGGGTGCACAGGGACTGGGGTCTGTGATCCTTTGGGGTGCACAGGGACTGGGCTGTGTGATCCTTTGGGGTACACAGGGACTGGGGTCTGTGATCCTTTGGGGTGCACAGGGACTGGGCTGTGTGATCCTTTGGGGTACACAGGGACTGGGCTCTGTGACCCTTTGGGGTGCACAGGGACTGGGCTGTGTGATCCTTTGGGGTACACAGGGACTGGGGTGTGTGATCCTTTGGGGTACACAGGGACTGGGGTATGTGATCCCTTGGGGTGCACAGGGACTGGGGTGTGTGATCCTTTGGGGTACACAGGGACTGGGGTGTGTGATCCCTTGGGGTGCACAGGGACTGGGCTGTGTGATCCTTTGGGGTGCACAGGGACTGGGGTGTGTGACCCTTTGGGGTGCACAGGGACTGGGCTCTGTGACCCTTTGGGGTGCACAGGGACTGGGCTGTGTGACCCTTTGGGGTGCACAGGGACTGGGCTGTGTGACCCTTTGGGGTGCACAGGGATCCATGTGGGGGCTGTGTGGGAAGAGGCTGTGCAGGAtcctgggagcacagagggatgtggggttttgggTACCCCAAAAACGTGCAgggtcctggggctgcagagcccaggtcACCCAAGGGTGCCCTGTGGGATGGGCTCTTCCTGAGGATCCCCACTTTTTGGTGAAATAGGGGATTTCTGCACTTCAAGTTTTTAGAATGTGACACTAACAGAGCTCATTGAAGGGGAGAGTTTTGGGGTAAAACCCAGCTAAACCTGGTTCTTGAGCATTCCTGTGGTACATGGACAGATGTGGTCATGCTGAACAcaagaaaaaccccagaaagtGTTGGATAAAACAAACTCATTTAATACAAGAACCAAATGAGCCATTTTGTTACCAGTTCTTGGAAAAACCCAGGTCCCCCAGGGAAGAGAGACAGAGTCCCCAAAACCAGTCAGTTCACACCAAAAAACAGCAAAGTTccaaaaattcctctttccctcccctcagTAAAAAATACAGTACAATGATTCCATGTGTTTATGGTCCTATATACACCTCTAAAATACTCATTTACCAGAATTTACAACAAatcctccccctgcccctttGAGAAATATGACAAATATTGACTGATTCTTTATTTGACACAAATTCAAGTGTTTTTACCAAAAAAGGTACATTCCCAAAAACCTGTGCGTGTGTAGGGCCTGGTGTCCCACCAAGGTGCATAAAGCTCCCAAATTAGGTGGTGATTAGTgaaaaaagctgaaggaaaatgaaattcaaaagcAAAGGCAGGTGAGAGTTGGTGGCAGTGAAGGTACCTGGGGAGTTCAGAGCTCTCAAGGCTCCCTAAGAGGGGAGGCCACGCTGGTTTCGtacaaaacaatgaaaataaaaattaaaaatagaagtaaaattCTTATTTGCTGAACTCAGCAAGACAAACATGGTTTTGTCTTTCCTCTTCAGCTGCAGGAACATCTTGAGGGGTCAGAAATCACAATTACACCAATAATCAGGGATAAAAATAATGGGTTTTTATCATGCAgaataaaatgaagcaaaactgAGTCTGAGCTTCCAGACTGGGAATTTCTTGGATCCTGAAGTTGTCCAAGTTGTTTAATCCCTGCaagtgctcagagctgtgcacagccctAGGCGGCTGTTCCAGCTGCACCTTCAAAGGTTtggtttagtttagtttagtcTGAGATCAGCAAAGCTCAGTTTAAACAGCACTGgttggggtgaggagcaggaaggagaactCCTGCCCAGAGTTCATTCCCACAGTGAAACATTCTGTGTAGTGCCCTGACAAAATCCACGGGGGAATCACAGGCACTTGCtccctctgtgcacagagctgagctttaATTGTCCTGGTCTGCAGCAAATCCACGTTTCAGTCCCAGCTGatccctcagagcagcagcactgtcctCCAGAGCTGTATCCCACTATTCCCCAAAGATCCACAGGACGTTGACTCCTGATAATCCCAGATTTACACGCCTGCAAAACCAAAGGGATCACAATTAGCCGTTTCCATTGAAAAGCTGCTGTTAATTCGATTTTAGCACCGATAATTATCAGCCCACCGTTCCCATCCTTGGTCCCATGGGATACCTACCCCAGCATCCCAGATTCCTTCGTCTTTATGATGTACAGGAACATCAGCAAGGTGTGGAACATGTTGTTCCTGCCCTGGAGCCACAGAGAGACATAAGGATTTAGAAATCAAAGCAATTCAAAATCTCCGGATTTTCCTAGTTTGAACTGCCCCTTGGAATGTGCAGGGGCCTCAAGGGGTGACATCAGTGACACCAGGGACTGTGATTTGGGGTTTTACAATAAAttggcagaaaataaataagagatCCTGTCTCCTAAACAGACACCACAGGTAGAATTCAGCAGCAGAGTAAGCACCACGTGCTGGGCAAAGACCAAGCTGGACCAGCCTCTGTGTCAATGGACAGAAACGTGTCTAGGATTTAAAAAGAGCCCAAATCAGCCCTGGAAATGATtcctgagagcaggaggagaacaaAGCCCTGTACCTTGGGCAGGCTGTAGACGTGGCACTCGTAGATCAGCTCGTAGTGGGGAGGGTTGATGCTGCTCTGGTAGATGCAGAACACGTTTTCGTTTGAAGTGTCTGAATtcaaaattgatttaaaaaacagatttcagaggtgctgctgtgatcccagaggaaaagagcagctgcaggccaGCCCATACCTGGTTTATCTGGAGTCTGGATGAAGTGCTGGGAAGTGAAGGTTTTGCCATCGGGGTACTTGGGGTGAGGTGGGAGCCTGGAGTCCAGGTAAGTGCAGAACACGTGCATCAGGATCTGGGCAAACACAACCAAATCTCACTGCAATGctccaaaacccagcagcttcCTGATCCCAGCAGTTAATCCCAGTCTTTGATACTGCAGTTACAATGCTGGCTTAACCCCAGGCTTAGGAGCAGCTTCATGCCTAAATCACCAATTTCAGATTGGCTGAGAACAGCAGAGGAGCTCAAAAAacagctctgcccaccccaCACCCAGCAAGGaaccttctccctttccctcatGGCAATCCCTGCAAAGCCTGGGCTGCCCACAAGTCTTATCATGCCAAAATTGTGAAACAAAGGCCTGGGGCAGCCTGAGGGTTGGCTCAACCCTTTCTGGAGAGTTCTCAATATTTTATGTGGGTAACATCAGCAAATTGATCTGGTGCTTTCTGTGTTCCTTATACCCAACAGGAGCTGTCTGGCAGGGAGCACGGAGGATTTGCTAAAAAACAATAccacaaatctgaaaaaatctgGGAGATGCACCTTGGACCTCACAGCATTTTATTACCCAcacttaataaaaataagaaattgtctaaatttttttttctaataaccTTAAATTAATGTCAAAACTTCTTCATTTGCCCTTTTCCTGTTTATCAGGacactcagagctgctccataGCTGGACAATTCCGAATATTTAACCACCAGAAAACCAAATCCTATTTCAAGGTTGATTTTCCAATCTCTTTAAATatccagcagcaaagctgcaaaGCTCCATTTTCAGATTTCCCCATGCTCCTCAAAGGcttcctggctgctccctccaAACCCTACCCCGAAATGCAAACATCCCTGGGATGCAGGCGTGCTGGAACTCACCGAGGAGTCGGTGGGAAGGTCCGTGTCCCATTTGCGGCCCTTGAAATCCCCTCCTCCGTTCCAGCGGAAGGAGCTCATGCACCCTCCCTGGGAGAGCTCTGCAATGACAGCAGTTTGCACTCCACTGCAATGACTGCAGTTTGCACTCCACTGCAATGACTGCAGTTTGCACTCCACTGCAATGACTGCAGTTTGCACTCCACTGCAATGACTGCAGTTTGCACTCCACTGCAATGACTGCAGTTTGCACTCCACTGCAATGACAGCAGTTTGCACTCCACTGCAATGACTGCAGTTTGCACTCCACTGCAATGACTGCAGTTTGCACTCCACTGCAATGACTGCAGTTTGCACTCCACTGCAATGACTGCAGTTTGCACTTCCTGGGGGCTGGAAGTGCCTCTCTAAACAAAGGAGGTTCTGGTGTAGAAAATGGGAACAATTCAAATAGGTAGAGAAGATATTGATCCAAGAGGTGAAGTTACAGGAGGATTTTCGTTTGTGGATATTGAAGTGATTCAATTTCaccctgagcaggcaggaggaaatCACGGACTGGTTTGGATTGGAGGGAAACTGAAGGATCACCCATtgccccccctgccatggcagggacacctcccactgtcccagggtgctccagccctgtccagcccggccctggacactgcagggatgcaggcacaGCTCTCTGGAATACAGAACCAGCAAATTCCCTGCAGGATGGAAATGTTTTGCAATCAGAACTTAAACACCACAAACCTCTGATCCTTTCCACCAGATACTCCTGGTTTGGGGTGAGGTCCAGGTACTGCACCAGCGCGTTGAGGGTGGGGATGAGCGGAGCTTTCACCAGGGCTGCCTGCTTCAGGCTGCTGATGCTGGCTTCTggaacagacagacagacagactcaGCCTCAggggggcactgccagctccctgcccagcctgggaacATTCACACCCCAAACACCGCCCAGGCACTACAAAGTAGCACAAATCCCCTTCACATCAGCTACAAGGAAGCAACAGGAACttaagagcagcaggagagaaacaAAGCGGAAACAACAGCGGAAACAACAGCGGAAACAACAGCGGAAACAACAGCGGAAACAACAGCGGAAACAACAGCGGaaacacagtgaaaacaaaagcagcacctACAGGTTTGTTAAGCACTTTGCAACAGTAGCTTTGGAGGAAACACTCTAAGGACAAGCCAAAAAGAATCAATTCAAAGCCATCAAAGCCACTTCTCAGTTAATTTGAAACAaccagagaagcagcaggattCAACAGAATCCTAACCTGACATGAAAACCAGACCCCAGTTCATCAGAATTTTAAACCCCCAGTTCTTTCAGGAAGTGGGTGAATTGAAGGAAGAACTTGGGAAAGCACACAGCAGTGGAGACAGTGAGACTTTGGGAGACACTGAGAATTTACAGCACATCTGTCTTTGAAATGCTTTCTGCATGATTAATAATCAATTATTATTAATGATAACGTGagctgtaaaattaaatttatgggagaaaaaaagaggaatttaaGAATTGTACCCAAGTGTCCAAGCATTGATATTTATAGAAGTATCACAGAAAACCTTCCCAGCTTAAAGAAATGCAGGAGATGGAACAAAGACAACCCCAAAAGAGAGCAGAAATGGGACAAAAGTATTTCCCAGACCTAATTTATGTACCAGCCATTCCAAGGAATTCCCAGGCTGCTGATCCTACCTCCAATCTGCAGTTCTGGACAGCCCATCCTCCTCAGCTGAGTGCTCACCGATTCCATCTCTTCCACCAGTGGCACCAGAATGGTGTCATTGATCcactgggagggaaaaagggggaaattcaAGCTCAGAAGCAACAGGAATGTTTAATAAACCCCTCCGTTTACACCCTGCAATCATCCCCACCACAAGCACAAGGCAGTTCAACAGAAACACTGAAGCCAATcaaagagagaaataatttaatttaatttaatttgtcaAGCCAGGCAGAAGTTAAGTAACCCCTTAAGGCAGAAAATTCAATGTAAAGGAGTTGGGAAAACCCATCTGTATCAGGTGAAGCTTTTCTGGCCACTGAGGAAAGGGGATTATGAACCACAGCCCTGCAAGCACAGACTGCTGGCTGCAGTCCCTCTCCCGTttggctgagggcagcagggagatgaGAAATGTGTGGGATTTGTGTGTGACAGAGCAGCCCAACCCTCAGCCAGGCACTGCACCCCTTCCCATCGCAGGCCCACAGGACATGGAGGAATTTTCCCACTTGGAACTCCTCAGAGAGGCACTCACATTCCTGAATTTTGCTGTCCAGGAATCCATGTGGTCCAGGAGCTGCCGGTTCATTGTCACCCGAGCCCAAACCTATGGGAAGGTTTATTAAATCCACATGAGAACCTCACAGAGTTTTTAGGGTCTGTGACAATTCCTGCTGCTTGCAAAAGGAAGGAGTTGGCTGAATGCTGGAGGACTGACCCAGCTCAAATCCAAACCTCTGCACAAAGGTacattttaaaatcccatttctccctCTTGACcattttttggtggaatttaCCTCTTCTGCAGCCTGTTTGGAGGTGAGATCAGCTTCATCCTTGTGTGCAGAAGGAGCCTGGGACCTGCAGGCCAGCTGATACTGGAACTTCCTCAGGATCTGTGCGTGGTCAGCCATGGAGCGGCTGTAGTTCCAAAACGttgggctgctggagggagagcTGGAATCCGAGCTCCCTGGAAAGATTAATTCATTAAGAAGTTCAATTATTGCCAAGTGATTCTGGAGAAACAGCACGGGGACAACAGGTCAGTGTGAGTGAATGCACTGCAGTCACTCTGCAGAAACCCTTATCTTGATTGTCCCCCCTTATCTCGATTGacccaggagaaaaatgtacTGGATTCAGCCCCTTATCTGAAACCACTTGGACAAAATCCCCCTCTTATCAAGGTGATCTTATCTCAGTCCATTACAGCCACCAAGTGCTACACAGATaatccagcagcactgccatgcTTAGCTCCTGCTCCAAGGAATAACTGGAGGAAAACTGCCTGAAGGGGAAACAATGGGGTTCTACCTCACACCCCAACTCCCAGGTGATCCAGAATCCAGTGGTGCCTTTTTACTGCTACTTCTCCCATCACAAAAGCCAACGCTGGGTAAAACCAACTCCTCTTCCCTGCCAAGCCTTTCCCAGCAAACCCCCCCAGTTTACCCAGTTGAACTCGGTGCTGTTTCTCCTCCTCGTTCCTCAGGAAGGTGTCCAGGGATTTGACATCTGTGATGCAGTCGTCTTTGTAGGTGGAATTGTTGTACAGGATGGGGGAGAATCGGTAGTGAGACCTGATCCCAGCGCTGTCCACAGGCCCCACACTCATGGAATAGGGAGATCCATTGGGAGAGTGGCCGAAGCTGGAAACCttgggagaaaacaaaaaaagaattaatatatTTCCACTTCCAAGGCTGAAGCTGTGCCACTGGGAGCGTGCTGGTGGTTACCTTGGTGtagctgctgctgggtgagtAGGTGCCcgaggggctgtgggaggggcTGGCCCcgggcagagcctgcagctgggggctgtAGCCGCTCAGGCAGCCCGCGGAGAACTTGGGGCTGGCGCTGGGCGAGCGCGAGGGGCTGTAGCTGAGCACGCACTGGCCCTGCGTGGGCGGGGACGGCGTCAGGGACAGCACCCGCTTGGCCGCGGCCTCCCGGGGAGGGCTCGTCTGTCCAGCTGCAAGGGAAGCACCTGCACGTCACCAAAGTGCCCTTCTTCgttggaaaaataattactgcCATTGTAGACACGCTCAAAGCTGGTCCCTACACAACTCAGATGAAACACAGACCTGGGAGCCCAGCTCAGAATAAATCCTGCTGGGGGAGTCTCTAATATCCCATCAGCTCCCATCTGTACCACACTAATTAACGTCTCAATTACCTAAAACACAATTAGTTCCACCTCAAATGGCACAAACTAAACCACAGCAcggagcccagctcctggccctgcacaggacaaccccaaACACCCAGCTCAGCTTACAGCTCTTGTCAGAGGAGACAATTCAGAACAAAgaacacagaactgcagaaacaacaataaaaccgtggaaaagaacaaaaagaggGTTCATTCCCCACCTGCCTTGTGCAGCCAGCCCGTGATCTGCTGGCTGGGACTCGTCACCAagctggctggtgctgctgtgtagGTGAAGTACCTCCAGAAGTCAAACAGGGCATTGAGGCTGAACAGGGCTGCCAGGGCGAATTCTGCAAGAAACACACGAGTTTCTGTCATGGTTTGAGCAAAAATGACATTACTGGCAAAACCAGGCTATGTCTATTTAAAACAGGTCATTATTAGTGCTGCCAGTTTGGGGAAGTATCCAAGATTTCTTCACTTTCTTAGGCAAGAACCGTTGGAGATAATTTTCCTCACCGTTGAAATTAAtgtatacatttaaaattttaattttttaaaacgGAATTGTTATTTtccaaaaaagaaatctcatgaTTCTTGCTTCTTTCCATCCTGCTTGACAGAGCTTGGGGTGTCCTTCTCCCCAAACCTCCTCTGAAACCAACTCGAATTGTTGTAAAATATCACCCACACCCAGAGCacaacacagcaggaaaataaatcaaggCTTTCTAAAGCTTTAATCCACACATTAAAACAGATTTCACACATTAATTAAGTCCTTCCTGCCCATTTCCCATAGAGAAAAAGCTGTTAACACTCCTTATCTGCCCCTAAAAAGAATGGAACTCCAGCAGTTTCAAGGGAGatcacagaaaggaaaacaaagttttagtttaaaactcaaacagaaaaaaaaccaaccctgccTTAAAAACAATCTCCCAACaataaaaatgagtaaaaaacaATCCTGAAATTTGATTTAAATGCTTCAACGACTCACCAATGTACCAGAGTGGAAAGCAGGTGATGTTGTAGTAGGTGCTTAGGAGTTTCCCAgtcctgaaaagcaaaacaagggaGAATTTAGCAGAAATTCCATCCTGGGGGATATTTAGGGCTCCACGTGGTGGAATCTTTGCTGGTTTGGATCAGACGGAACAGTTAACTCACATTTCAGTGTAGATCATGCCTGCCACAGATATATTGAGGAGTCCCCAGGCCAGCACCACCTTCCTGGTCTCAGCCTGTTTCCTCATCTTCACAGCAAGGTCAATGAGGGAAGTGTCTGGACTCTTATTCGGTGTCATTGTCTGTGAGAAcacagggaaaaggcaaaatctGTGAATTTTTAATCAACAGGAAGGTTCTCAGCCAGGTTACTGAGGAACAGTGTCCATCTCCTGCCTCATTTTTGAATAATAACGTCCTTCAAAAGGATGAGAAAAAactcctgcctcctgcaggcAAGAGCAGTGCTTTTAGCAAAAATTCTCACTTATTTCAGTAGGTAACAGAGTATTTTCTATCATATGAAACccacagattttatttcctcctctaTGTCCAGTAACACCTTATGTGAAGGAGACAACCCTGTCCCAGGCAGGCAGCCCTCACATCACCTCCAAACCTCAACCCCTTCCCCAAACttctcctgtcccctcctcaaACTTCacctttcccccaccccaaagCTCTCCTCTCCCTTAGCACAAACCTCTTCGATGATCCTCCTCAAACTTCTCTGATCCCCTCTCCAAATTTAAACTCTCCCGCTTCTCACACTTCCCTTCTTTCCCCGCCCCAAACCTCTGCTCCTCCCACTCCGCAAACCTCCCTGATCCCCCTCCTCACATTTCATCTCTGCAGACCTCAATGTCCTTCTCCCCAaacctcccttctcccttcccaaCCGCCCTCCCCAAACCTCAccgctccccctccccacacctcCCCGTCCCCCTCCCGAAGCTCGGCCGTGCCCCCCGCCCATGTTCCACCTCACCTCTCGGCAGATCGGCCCCGTTTCCCCTCAGCCCGAgcagttttttccctttttcccgCCGGGGCCCTCCGCTCCCCTCACGCCGCCGGGGCCTCGCGCTCTGTGCGCCTGCGCGGGCGCTCGCGCCGCGTCACCGGCCGCGCCGGGGGAGGGGCCAAGAGGGGCGGGCACTCGCGCGCGGGTTTTGGCGGGAAGGGCGTGAGGGGGCCGCCATGTTGGGGGGGGGCGAAGGAGCCCTCACAGTttggctgtggggttttttacttGTCTTTATCGCTAAATTGTTTAGTTACCGTGAAAAAACGCCAGTCActtgttctttaaaattttaaaagtttaatagttattaaatggttataaaaatagtaatacaagtagagtaataataatttggacagtTTGGATTAGGgcaatatgagacaatagaaacaaagggTTACAGACAGTCCtggtaccttttctgggcaaaataagcccgaaaaaggacccacgttaacagaggattaacccttaaaaacaacagcctgttgcatattcatacacctcatccatgatgcataaattccattcaaacacaggattctgtctgggcagtgtcagcttcttcctctgaatcctgacagcgcctTTGAGGCAGGAAAAAGTTcctttctcctgataatggagcaataaattctctttctctgaaagattcaggtgtcctgaggctgctatctcactgcgagtcctttctttaaaaaggtatcctacatagcatagtttctattttaacattttttataacctcAAACtctatttaacacactacttaagagaattaatacagcatcactttctaacacaactcatataatattcattttaatattagcgaaaagccaatcataaaatatgcatttttca
This window contains:
- the TMEM209 gene encoding transmembrane protein 209, translating into MTPNKSPDTSLIDLAVKMRKQAETRKVVLAWGLLNISVAGMIYTEMTGKLLSTYYNITCFPLWYIEFALAALFSLNALFDFWRYFTYTAAPASLVTSPSQQITGWLHKAAGQTSPPREAAAKRVLSLTPSPPTQGQCVLSYSPSRSPSASPKFSAGCLSGYSPQLQALPGASPSHSPSGTYSPSSSYTKVSSFGHSPNGSPYSMSVGPVDSAGIRSHYRFSPILYNNSTYKDDCITDVKSLDTFLRNEEEKQHRVQLGSSDSSSPSSSPTFWNYSRSMADHAQILRKFQYQLACRSQAPSAHKDEADLTSKQAAEEVWARVTMNRQLLDHMDSWTAKFRNWINDTILVPLVEEMESVSTQLRRMGCPELQIGEASISSLKQAALVKAPLIPTLNALVQYLDLTPNQEYLVERIRELSQGGCMSSFRWNGGGDFKGRKWDTDLPTDSSILMHVFCTYLDSRLPPHPKYPDGKTFTSQHFIQTPDKPDTSNENVFCIYQSSINPPHYELIYECHVYSLPKGRNNMFHTLLMFLYIIKTKESGMLGRVNLGLSGVNVLWIFGE